One window of the Oncorhynchus mykiss isolate Arlee chromosome 5, USDA_OmykA_1.1, whole genome shotgun sequence genome contains the following:
- the LOC110523762 gene encoding ankyrin repeat and LEM domain-containing protein 2, whose protein sequence is MEEVMSRLQTLNPDQLRQEIIGAGLKCGPLTTTTRAIFERKLARTLLEKQGGDGGVTGEGSTSNAESNRPLTDTVEADHTLELKSPAEECKETEELDEPEFPLVYYGVCPHWEESVVTDDKVHVYVDRKKALRAMMTMKESRFKSFSTREEAEKFSKGINEHCPAVASTTAPDGPQGALQPVVHTGSPTASGTLPVNLERANEFRSPRTQDLTAKLRKAVEKGDKEAFSKLVWANPRYLIGSGDNPTIVHEGCHYNVLHVAAKENQSGMVQLLLDTLESPDFMRLMYPDDQEAMLHQRIRYLVDLYLNTPDKASNETPLHFACKFGCPDVVNVLCSHPATDKHRQNKYNQKPSTVICERKNKTSDIKKKIKEYLEERCYVPLLRDTDNSFQPVIGLPWSPSPLEVDFHSLGSGVAGSPIDPVMTVRAYVGPLSPSKADEFHRLWRTPPRDRAEYFHRILKSDPDRGAERVGREIAHGMGHPWAEYWDFLQSFTDLSTEEGWKRLEEYLDRKDRSELPREEYGRTEETGGGFKTSTPSKEEQKNHQSHALSNHILNDKNSAPVENSSQSPVCNLLPEFEKASLKVASGTVEDSEKACLAPSVPWREGLDLGDGSFWRTWERSRGKRQVEELSNPSSEEYLTADEGSDSEGPDGPRDGGDRRRDSGSSSASYKSTEGDTAKDTILMTDTPTRRRQELFMDGEFPTKLDSEVLSAMNNMEIDLERYPCITKWKTTILAYPSSQRLSWPSPKRRSLTGTPNCSPSRLSFHSPGPNTQSCYSQTILCRTLFHSPT, encoded by the exons ATGGAGGAAGTCATGAGCAGGCTGCAGACCCTGAACCCAGATCAGCTACGACAGGAGATTATCGGGGCAGGGCTGAAGTGTGGCCCCCTTACCACCACTACAAGAGCCATCTTTGAGAGGAAGCTGGCCAGAACCCTCCTGGAGAAgcagggaggggatggaggggtgaCTGGTGAAGGTAGCACCTCCAATGCAGAGTCTAATAGACCCTTAACAGATACAGTAGAAGCAGACCACACCCTGGAACTCAAATCACCAGCAGAGGAGTGCAAAGAGACCGAGGAATTGGATGAACCAGAATTTCCCCTTGTTTACTATGGCGTATGTCCTCATTGGGAGGAGTCAGTGGTCACTGATG ACAAAGTACATGTATATGTGGACAGGAAGAAAGCTCTGAGAGCCATGATGACAATGAAAGAGTCCAGGTTTAAGTCCTTCTCAACACGAGAGGAAGCTGAGAAATTCTCAAAAGGCATCAATGAACATTGCCCAGCTGTAGCCAGCACAACTGCACCAGACGGGCCCCAGGGAGCGCTGCAACCTGTAGTCCACACAG GAAGCCCTACCGCATCAGGGACTTTACCTGTGAACCTGGAGAGGGCTAATGAATTCCGCAGCCCCCGCACCCAGGACCTGACTGCCAAGCTGAGAAAGGCAGTGGAGAAGGGGGACAAGGAAGCCTTCAGCAAGCTGGTCTGGGCCAACCCACGCTACCTTATCGGATCTGGAGACAACCCCACCATCGTGCAT gaaGGATGCCATTATAACGTCCTGCATGTGGCGGCCAAAGAGAACCAGTCAGGGATGGTCCAGCTCCTCCTGGACACTCTGGAGAGCCCAGACTTCATGAGACTCATGTATCCCGATGACCAGGAGGCCATGTTACACCAACGCATCCGCTACCTCGTTGACCTGTACCTCAACACACCTGACAAAGCA AGCAATGAAACTCCTCTTCACTTTGCCTGTAAGTTTGGCTGTCCAGACGTGGTCAACGTACTGTGTTCTCATCCGGCCACTGATAAACACCGTCAGAACAAGTACAACCAGAAGCCCTCTACT GTGATATGTGAGAGGAAAAACAAAACCTCTGACATAAAGAAGAAGATCAAGGAATATTTGGAGG AACGGTGCTATGTTCCCTTGCTGAGGGATACAGACAACAGCTTCCAGCCTGTGATTGGTTTGCCATGGTCTCCAAGCCCACTGGAGGTGGATTTTCATTCGCTGGGATCAGGAGTGGCTGGGAGTCCCATAGACCCAGTCATGACTGTGAGAGCATATGTGGGTCCCCTCAGTCCTTCAAAG GCAGATGAGTTCCATAGACTATGGAGAACTCCACCCAGGGATCGAGCAGAGTATTTCCACCGTATTCTCAAATCTGACCCTGACAGGGGTGCAGAGCGTGTGGGGAG GGAGATTGCACATGGCATGGGGCATCCTTGGGCAGAGTACTGGGACTTCCTTCAGAGCTTCACTGACCTGTCTacagaggagggatggaagaggcTGGAAGAGTATCTGGATAGGAAGGACCGAAGTGAGCTTCCCCGAGAAGAAtatgggaggacagaggagaccgGTGGTGGATTTAAAACATCAACACCCTCCAAAG AGGAGCAGAAAAACCACCAGAGCCATGCCCTGTCTAACCACATCCTGAATGACAAGAACTCAGCACCAGTGGAGAACAGTTCCCAGTCACCTGTGTGTAACCTCCTGCCAGAGTTTGAGAAAGCCAGTCTAAAGGTAGCATCTGGCACTGTGGAGGACTCAGAGAAGGCATGTCTGGCTCCCTCTGTACCTTGGAGAGAAGGCCTGGACCTGGGGGACGGTAGCTTCTGGAGGACCTGGGAGAGGAGTCGGGGGAAGAGGCAGGTGGAGGAGCTCTCTAACCCTAGCTCTGAGGAGTATCTGACTGCAGACGAGGGCTCAGACTCAGAGGGCCCAGATGGTCCCAGAGATggtggagacaggaggagagactcGGGATCCTCTAGCGCATCTTACAAATCAACGGAAGGAGACACCGCTAAGGACACAATTCTGATGACTGACACCCCTACAAGACGAAGACAGGAACTGTTTATGGATGG GGAATTTCCCACCAAGTTGGACAGTGAGGTCCTGTCTGCAATGAATAACATGGAGATTGACCTTGAGAGATACCCTTGCATTACTAAGTGGAAGACCACCATTCTGGCCTATCCCTCTTCACAGAGGCTAAG CTGGCCAAGCCCGAAAAGGAGAAGCTTGACTGGGACACCAAACTGTTCTCCCAGCAGGCTCAGCTTTCACAGCCCAGGCCCCAATACCCAGAGCTGTTACTCCCAGACCATCCTCTGCAGGACCCTATTCCACTCCCCAACCTGA
- the LOC110523764 gene encoding serine/threonine-protein phosphatase PGAM5, mitochondrial, which translates to MSFRRLTKLVCGLAGGTAVLVAMAEPKGYPFEKTKHNESSRKWTGLGVLQAAVPQTWSPGHDHTVTASGNGWDSNWDKRDPLALINGKKKKDKEITSEELNTEVENNKPKATRHIFLIRHSQYNLNGSVDKERVLTPLGREQAEYTGQRLAALGLKYDVMVHSTMTRATETASIISKHLPEVDKVSCDLLREGAPIEPVPPISWKPDCVYHEDGARIEAAFRRYIHRADSKQTEDSYEIIVCHANVIRYFVCRALQFPPEGWLRLGLNNGSITWITIRPSGRVGLRMMGDSGFMPPEKLTRT; encoded by the exons ATGTCTTTCAGGAGGTTAACAAAGCTGGTGTGTGGGCTTGCTGGTGGAACAGCAGTACTTGTGGCAATGGCTGAACCGAAAGGATATCCTTTTGAAAAAACGAAACATAACGAAAGTTCAAGAAAATGGACTGGTCTAGGTGTTCTCCAAGCAGCAGTGCCTCAGACGTGGTCACCAGGCCATGACCACACTGTGACTGCCAGTGGGAATGGCTGGGACAGTAACTGGGATAA GCGTGACCCCCTGGCACTCATAAATGGGAAGAAAAAGAAGGACAAAGAGATCACCAGTGAAGAACTGAACACAGAGGTGGAGAATAACAAACCCAAAGCGACTCGTCACATCTTCCTGATCCGCCACTCACAGTACAACCTGAATGGGAGTGTGGACAAGGAGAGGGTCCTAACCCCTCTAG GCAGGGAGCAGGCTGAGTACACTGGTCAGCGATTGGCTGCCCTGGGGTTGAAGTATGATGTCATGGTCCACTCCACTATGACCCGTGCCACAGAGACTGCCAGCATCATCAGCAAGCATCTTCCAG aGGTGGACAAAGTGAGCTGTGACCTGCTAAGAGAGGGTGCTCCCATTGAGCCTGTGCCACCAATCTCCTGGAAACCTGACTGTGTG TATCATGAAGATGGAGCTCGAATCGAGGCAGCCTTCCGTCGCTACATCCACCGTGCAGACAGCAAGCAGACAGAGGATAGCTACGAGATCATTGTCTGCCACGCAAATGTTATTCGCTACTTTGTGTGCAG GGCTCTGCAGTTTCCCCCGGAAGGTTGGCTGCGGCTGGGCCTGAATAACGGCAGCATCACCTGGATCACCATCAGACCCAGTGGCAGGGTGGGACTGAGGATGATGGGCGACTCAGGCTTTATGCCTCCTGAAAAACTCACCCGTACCTGA